The region ATAATTGAGTATATCTGCTGAGCCGTATTTGCAGAAGTATGGCTGAGGAGTTCAAGTTGATTTGCTTGAAGATGGGTACTTAAGGCAGCTACACACTAATAGAAAATTATTTGATCAGTAGTTCAGCCATATACTTTTGGCCAGCTGAGATGGTTTTAGGCTAGACTAAGGTGAAATCCTGTAACCTAACCTTCTAGTTTGTCGTAGGTTATCTTTTTTCTTTAGTAAAGCAGATttctaacgtgtgtgtgtgtgtgcgtgcgtgtgtgtgtgtgtgtgtgtgtgtgtgtgtgtgtgtctcaggatGTGGGTCTAGCCTTGAGGACGTTACTGGCTACGGTGGATGAGACCATTCCCCAGCTCCCTGCCAGCACACACAGAGAGGTAAACACAAATACATgtgagacacgggggggggggggtccaaactaTCTAAAATAACACATTAATATGATATACTGCTTTCTGCATCATAACAGATTGAAATGGCCCAAAAGCTTTTGAACTCTGACTTGGCAGAGTTAATAGCAAAGATGAAGTTAGCCCAACAGTATGTGATGACAAGGTAGGTACCATCAGCAACATTAACAAAAACCCAACCCTGCAACACAAACACTACACATCTTTGTCATTTTGGTCTTAATAGGATACTCTCTCTCATGGTAATCCTCGTACGGCACAAACTACTGCATTTTTAGCTGAGCTCAGTAATGAAGTCAGTCGATTGAACCATCTAATCTAATACAATAtaatctaatctagtctaatataatataatgtgtgTTAGTGTCTTGTAAAAACCCTATATctaaaaataaaaaggaaaaaaaaggatcaCATTCATACATGTgttatatatttatgtattttacTATTTGTATTATTATCACTTTACTAACATTACTTTAATGTAAGGTAAATATGTTTGCTTCATTCCAGCAGGGAGTTATGGATCACGGGCATggactgttttgtttttgataGTGTAGTTTTCCTGTTACCTCCACCCTTACATTAAAAGGAAAACAGATGCTGGTTGCCTGTCACATCCTGACTGTTTACTCTAGATGCATTATCGACTGTTGCATTATACATCTATGTGCTGTGAGTGATGCATTTTGGGAGTTCTACATTCATTGTCTTTGCTCTATCCTAGTCTCCAACAGGACTATAAGAAACAGATGTTGACGGCGGCTCACGCCCTTGCAGTTGATGCCAAGAACCTGTTGGACGTCATCGACCAATCACGGCTCAAGATGATGGCCCAGTCCCGCCCCCACTAACCCGGAGGGAGTAGACTTTACCAATAGGAACTGTTCTGGGATTGGACAGACGGCATCTCTACAGTTACTGCTTGGggcggtggggggtggggggggagactCCTGGATTTGTGAAGTTAATTCTGCCTCCTGACATGAGAGTTAATGCAGCTAGCAGCTTTACATCAGAGGACTCAATCAAAGGAGAATCAAAGCCTCTGCTTTCTCACCAACAGAAAACAGAGAATTACTACAAATGACTCCCTTTCCAGTTTCTTAGGTAAAGGCCTGTGACATGAGCTGAAGGAGTCAGGGTTTTTGGGGGGATTTGGATCTCCATCACTGTGACTCTTCATCAGGAGAGcagagcaaaaaaaagaaaaagactccTGAATCAGGGACCCTCTCTCTACCCTGGACTAAAATGGGAAGGTGAGAGTAGGAGTTGTAGTGTAGAGGAGGAATTAAGCGGGGGTTGAAACATAATATGTGTTTCCTAAGCTATGGGTCCTAAGATATGGGGACAGATCTAAAATTGGGGATCTGCTTCTGTTGAGTCCACCCATGGTTAGTCTGTTTTTAATGCCCATGATTCTGGGGTAGAAAGACTATATTCAGTCCAGGGCGTCAAAGTTTCAGAAAACAGCTGCACTGAAATGGACCCATGACATCCATGCTACCAGGTTTGGTCAATTGAACGGATTGGTCCTGAGAATTAGGATCTTCCCTAACCTGGCTTTGTTGGACTTTCTGGGATCTGTGCTTGTGAGCTGAGCCAGCAGTGCAGATTGGACTATGGGAGGACTTTGACGTATCACTCAAGTCAATAACAGTGGGCATGTTTTGAGCCCCAGCCCCAAAACCAAGGAACTCTTAAACACAACACTCATATGATTAAAGTACATACTAGACCTCGGCCAGCTGGCGTATTATTCAAAATGTTGTCAATATATCCCCCGGATGTGAACTCTCTCTTGAGATAAAATACCTCGACCCTTGCCCTTTCGAAATGGACGATTGAACGTTTTTCTGAAGGGCTGGATCAGATCAGACTGTGTGTTCAGCTGCGTTGATGCGTGCCGCTGGCGAGCAGAGGGTCAGCTGTCCGAAAGAACAGGAAGGAAATCTATAACGTAGGCAGTATAGATAGGAGCGGTCATCAGTCTCAGAGAGCGTGGCCTCCTTCACCTCTCTGGCTCCTCCTGTTTCCTTTCAGATCTAGTTTTACTGACTCTCCAAATGAGATGAGTGGGGGAAAGAGGATgaagaaggagggaaggagaccCCTCTTTAAGTCCTGGTTATATGCCTGAGGAACACTCCTTCCCTCcatctcttctcccccccccccattcccgttTGTCTCCTTGCCCCTACTCCTTCTaaatttctccctctttctctctctctctctctcccttgtccCACAGTCTTCCTCATTTCTTATCTTTGTAGGTTTCCTACTCAGAACTCCAACTGTAAAGACATTTGTCTCGTAGATGCTGCATACAGGACCCTTCAGACATAGTTCTCCAGTCTTCTGTTTTTATACCCTGGTTCTatggttgttgttttgtttttttcgtgtGGACTGGCACAACTCGGGCAGTCAAGATCATGCTCCTCCCATCTGAAAATATCTGACGGAATTTTGGAATATAGCGGATTGAATTCAATTTGCTGTGGTGCATGGCTGCACAGATATTTAATCTCGGCGTTGACTCTGATGAgcgaaagaaaaaaaggaaaggaaaaacaaaagaaaacccaGTTGGATTCTGATTATGCAGGCTGACTGAGTGACTGGCCGGACACACTGTAGTTTCGGTTAAGGAGACGAAGTGGACAATGTCGTCACCGCTGCTTAAAATCACAGGGGGTATAACACACGTGCAGCGGGTACAGGGGGTACGCCTGTTCAGTCGCTCTCACGTCACACGTCCCAGATTGGGCGCTGATCTCGGCGTTCCTGTTCTCTCCACCTGTGATGACATTGTCTGCTCCTCGTTTCCTCTCCCAACCGACGATACCACAACCCTGCAGTCGTTCCGAGTCCCGACTGcaaactgagagactgactggttcacacttttaaaccCCGGTTTCACCAACCCCCCGCCCAAACCCTACTCGTGTTGCACATAGAAGAGCCCCCAGGggagcaaacacacaaacacacacacacacacaaaatatgtgGACACCACACGACTGTAACCATTGTTTTGAGTTTCTGTCAGGTGTCACACTTTGAAGCTGTCCCCCTCTAGCATCACCTTGCAGAATGGTCCCCGAAgaataaaaaacacacacacacataggaaatGTGGACCCACCCAACTGGAATGGTTGTTCTCTGGCAGACAGAAcactaaataaaaaataaagccaCACAGGACACTTGTCTCTTTGTTAATACCGACTGTTGAAAACTCGGAGTATTACACATACTGCTATATGAAATGTACTGGCGACCATACTGGTATAGTGTAATATGCTGACATGAATAAGAGTGGATTTGCACAAGGGCAAAaataagttgggtttttttttctctctttttttcagcCTCTCTGACACAGCTTTGATTTACATGTTTAGCCAGCAATGAAAATGTCAAAGGGATCTGTCCATTTTCTCGTTGGTGTTGTGTAAATCCACCCATGTTGGTATATTGTGAGGTATACTGGGTGTGTCTCACCGGTAAACTGTACAGGACTCCTACTAGTAAACActggtttttattttgtctttgtcAAGTCCACCACCTTGTCAAATAGGAAGGAAAAAAGATGAAATAAAATATTGCCAAAATATTAAACAACCTCTTAATATTTCTATCCATGTGCAGCTTTATTTGAGCACATCCATCAGAACAATGGCGATCGTACACTTGGGTATttacagtgtgtgtatatattcttAGTTTAATCATTCACGCCATGTCATAGTTTTCCCATTCACTCGTACCTCATTTACACGTAAATAGGCTCATTTCCAAAACAGGGCAGCCACCTGGAAATGGGGTCACGTTAAGGTCACCATTAACGCCATTTTAATATTGTATTAGAATTGGTGATAGGATTGTCACCATGATGATAACCCTATCTCCAAAACTCACTCAGGTAACTACCGCTATTGCCTTCCTAGCATGGCGCATACCATAGCTTTAttattttctgattttttttatttttttgtaagtgCTTAGACTCGGAGAGATACAACATACACTtggtttacacttggttttaacatgtgttttttgcgatcggatcacaagtggacagcgctaaatacaagtggaaacgaccaccaaaacgttttgtgaaccggttactcaaaccacttgccgaggtggtccgggacgcatttgaccataTACGTatattttgtagtgtaaacgctaacgcGTTCCGACGCGTCCCCGACACGGCCGTAACAGGaaatacgtcatcaatgcaggatgtggtggttgttttggtaacaactttcgaaaaaatggagagcgagagaggcgagTACGTGGTTGGAGTACAAATGACCTTGTCCTGTCAATCTAAACAGTTGGAATAGTCCGTACATGTAtattagtgcttgaaacatcttcaaacttgttttcacagctagtcggcaaatctggcgctcgactgaggccctttgacttcgtagcggaagtgacgtagcgGTAAGGAAATCACCTTCAGCAGGACgcgtttggagacgcatgatagacacaggcgTGATGTGTCTCGCTGGTCACTTGTgagccgatcgcccaaaacgtgttttaaaaccaagtgtaaacagggtcagagAGATTAGGGTCACCAGTAGTACGTGCAAATTAcaggaaagccccccccccggcttcgctattgaccgtgtctgcatATATCCCGTGGGCCTCAGTGTAAAACCAGCAGCAGTACACAGACGGATAGAGCCGGTAACACGGCGTGGAGGTGAAGGGTGCCGGCCCCGCTGAAGTTGCAGaagttgctgctgctgcagcagttCACAGTGTTGCCGTTTCCGTTGGCGTCGACCGAGGCTGTGGCGGCAGCTCCGTTGCACGTTGCCTTGCTGGCGCACTGCTTCACTATGGCCTTCTGGTTGCCTGCAGAGAGGGAATTggccagaggcagagagacacagttcATGCACGGAGGTCAGTGGTGCTTTTAAACGTATGCTTCATTGTAGAGCTGAGCAGTATATCGCTTCAGGGTCGACATTGCACCACACACGTGCAGCGGTCACGTTACACAGGATGGGGGCTGTAAGGCAAATGGGGCCCATCGGTCATGTTAGGCTAAGACTCTTATTGCTTGATTGAAAACGAAGTCGAACAAGGTCCGCTTTTTTGTGACTACTCCTGAAGAAAAATATTCTAGCACGTCTGACAAGTGAAAGGGTTTAGTCTGATTTAACAGGCAGCTGCGTCATTTCCCTCTTTTCAGATCATCCTCCTCATCCATTGGGTAATCAGTTCTTTGCAAATGGAGACTTGAAAGTGAAAAGCTGCGTATATTTGATGAAATTACATATCTCGTTTCTATTCTTTAATCGACACAAGGATTGACGTatgcaggcgaaataagaggtgataaggaatcaggaacaatttattctcgtttctatcatgtacttgtgtacacaaatgacatttcgtttcactcagcccacagcggtgcaacacaaaagataaaaacacatatccaacattttTCAATACTTACATAAATAATCAATACCTACGGCTGCAAAATAATATTAGaatattgaccccccccccccaccgtctcGTGTTGGCGTTGCCtgctaacacggggatcactggttcgaatccctgtgttacctccggcttggccatgtttgcaggtgggaagcccagatagcatccggatgtgggccacttcaggcaatgacgcggtactgatggccctgacaaaatggatgtgagcctgaagtggcccacatgtataatagcaaatatggcccaaatatgcaaatcaaatgtgggccttttttggcaacgatggagtgctctcggcaacatgtaatctggatgtaaccctgaagtggcccgtgtggtaaatggtgaatatggcccaaatatcaaaaAACAAATATGAGCTGCAAATATGtcgcacatgcggcattgctatggcttggttctggcccagatttggcaaacagaagcggaccacccaagtgccatcattccacacggtatgtgggctggaagtgtcgggtccgggccacagcaattttgctatctgggcagatgttggtatgtgtccgggtcgctgcactagcgcctcctctggttggtcagcacgcttgttgggggggggggactgggtggaatagcgtgttcctcccatgcgctatgtccctctggcaaaactcacggtcaggtgaaaagaagcggctggcgactccacatgtattggagaaagcatgtggtagtctgcagccctccccggatcagcagagggggtggagcagagagcgggacggctcggaaaagattggggagaaaaggggggaaatgtaaaaaaaaaacagttagaaTTTGTTCAGATAATTTTCTGAGAACTTTATTTCTGCTGAGTTTTAACCCTCCAATAAGCCTCTGCTCCTGATTCAGGTGGTATTTTAACTAAGCTTAAAGCTGCTGCACAGTAACGCAGTAATGATGAAAACCAGTGCTGGCTTTCTCACTTTCTCCTGCTGACAGTGAACACATGGCTTCCCCAGCATGGTACTGGTTCTGGTTCTTAAAGTTCTGGTTACTTACACAGCTATGTTACAGGACTGAAACTTTAGCTAAAAATTCAGTTCTGTTCAAAATtaccttcatacacacacacacacacacacatacacagacacacacacatgcagagtgtAACGCCGTGTGTTACCAAAAGAGTCGACGATGGTCATGCATGTGTCGAGCGGTGCCTGGCATGTCTGATTGTTCTGGTTGCATTCTTCATTGGTAGGGGACGAGCTGCACACGTAGCACCTCAACGACAACACTGGGGAGATGGCACAACACAACAGAAGCAAAAACCAGGGGATTTTTTCATAGAATACACCGACGACAACCCAGGTGTGCAATAGAGTTTAGGAAAACGGATGAAAAGAAAGTAAAAATTGGTAAAGTTGCATTTGCTCAGGAATTTATAAATAgtagcatgtgtttttttttttaaatcaactaaAATTGATGGGCGAATATTACAGAAATTGGTTTAAAATGGAGAACCTAGTTGATCCTGTAATGAGGAAATCACACAGATGGATGGACTCGGGTCAAGATGACAGTTAAATAAGGAAAACAGGTGTAGTAGCAGATAGAGAGAATCATAGTAACAGTAGTCATAACACCTTAAAACTAACCGAACACTGTCACCATTTAGAAAAACAAAAGTCATAAGAGTGACTTCTGTTGGCGTGGTGGTAGAAGTTGTCAGGCTTGTTCCTCAGATAAAAGATGAGCTATGGAGGGAAGAGAGTTTCGCTCTGTCCCTCCCTTATGAAGTCCCCTGTCCTGTTCTTGTATCGGTGAAGGTTTACACATTAGATGTGGCACACATTTGCTGTTTCTGTGTATGCTGTGGTACGAATGGGGCTTTCTGGGGTCATTATTATCATAAACAATCCAAATAAAATACGGTACTGCATTAATATTTCCTCCAAGACCGGATTAAAGATGGAGAGCGAGAACATTAAACGGTCCCAGTTACTGTGAATAAGATCACGTGGCCTTTGGTCAGTTGAGCGTTTAATGTTAAAACAGACAGTCTGTGCAGTACAACATTAACTGCAGAAAATTAACCTTCTGTCATCTTGCAGGTTCAAGTCCTAAAAAGGGTTAGGTCTGCTTTACAACTCCTCCACAACAGACCCTCAAGCCAGGATGAATCTGAGAACAATGATATGCTGACAAAAGGTGAGGTTTCAGGGTAAGGGTTTGAAAAGTGGGTCCAGCCTAcctgtggggaggaagaagaggaggctgaggagggtCCTCATGGCTTCTGTAGGGCTCGTGCTGATGCTCTGCAGTTATAACCGAATGGACGAGTGCTTGGTATGGTGGATGATATCAAGCCTCTTCTCTTGCCTagatggtgcgtgtgtgtgtgtgtgtgtgtgtgtgtgtgtgtgtgtgtgtcagtcatctCTTGGTGTATCTTGCAGCAGGTCCACCAATCACATGCCATCAACCAGAACAGGAGGCATTCCATAAATGCTGTTCTGCTTTGCTGGCGTGTGCTGGTGTCTGCGGCCGTGTGATAAAGGACATTCCCGagtcttgttttgttttcacaTGAGCGGAAAATCTCTTTCTAGCAGCTGTCAATCACAGACCACAATGAGCTTCATTCAGCTTTCCATCTTCTCAACTCTCCGAGGGGGCCTTCCAGGTGTCACTGAGGACCACATCTCAAAGTACATTTTAGGTTtgtatcgtctttttttcttcttttttttgtaaagGTTTGATCAATATCCTGTTTTTCATTGCGTCAGGAGGTGACAACACATACATTTGAGcacgacatgcacacaaaatcTCAAATCTGCGTTTGGGCGAGCCTCCTGTATATTGGTTAGGAACTGGTGAGGCTGCTCTAACAGGCCGTAGCTCTAAATGTTCTGAGGACCCATTTTAAATTTCCCCCAACCAACCTTTTGTCTACCGAGCCACACTGCTGTATTGTGCATTTTTGAGTTCccaatttacccccccccccacctcatttCTTGCTTAGTTTGATGAAACCTTCAGAAAACCCCCTCCCTTGGATGATCCTTCTCAGCAACCATCAGAGCTTCACTACACCCACAGTTCAGACTGACAGCGTTCCCATGGCGACGATCACACCTGACACACACAACAGATGGTTAAACCCAGTGCTCACTATGAAAGGCAACACTATAGTCACTATAACGCCCCCTTAGGTGAGAGCCGTGCTGATGTTAGATAAAATGTACTTCTGACATTCTTAGAATACACTTGGGTAGCGACGTCATCCTCGTAGATGTTTCATATCTCACCTGTCCGTTGTTGAAGGAACGCACAGCATCCACCCAAATGTCTATCGTGtcatcgtgcacacacacacacacacatagttttgtgtttgtgttgaagAGGTTTCACCCTCTGTTCACCATTTTTCTCTTACacacactgtatgtatgtatgtgataaGAGAgatttgtgtgtttgcacatgtatgtgtgagagagagggagagagagagagggagggcgagggAGATAGagatgggagggaggggggagagagatgggagggagggagagagagagaggagatggtgAACAGAGGGTGAAACCAGTCAAGCAGTTTACATAATTACAAGTCTTCGGCCTCTGGCTGTCTTGACAGTCCATGTTTATGCAAACATAAAGCTAGGAGTGTCAGTAACCCCTAACTAAACAGTGACGTCAGCCTCTGGAACTAAACAGTTACAGAGGCTGACGTCACCAATTCACTTCTTCCCCTGCCAGCAGAGGGGAATGCCAGTTCCAGACATGAACTGGTTTCATGTTTGGTTTAAGCAAAACCCTGCATACTCTTGGCCCTCCATGAAACCTACGGGTTATGTAATTCAAGTTTAAGTGATCAGGCTtactggtatatatatatatgtaattttttttttcctgtgtctgtgttgatattctgctcctcattcgttgagcacttataacaccattgacggtttcggaaaaagacgctatatatatatatatacacacacacacacacatatatatgtatggacTGGGTATAGGACAGGAAATTGTACAAAATGTATGTATGCAGTATGTAAAAATACATTTATGACGTTGAATTGCCTGCTGAAGCTTGTTTGGTTCGTGCCCATACTTATCTGGGGAAATTCAAGGGGCGCAGCAGCACTGCTCTGTGTTAAACTCGTTCCCTTCGTCTGGGAACACGGGTTAAATATGTAACCTACCATTTTACTTTGCTCGGTGTACCCGTGCAACACACAGGATGTGGGAATGGATTCTCATGCCGTAAGAAAATGTACACCGCAAATGGGCAAAATTGTTGGTCACACCCCACTGTACTCCACAGGCAGGACAGTGTGTG is a window of Lampris incognitus isolate fLamInc1 chromosome 9, fLamInc1.hap2, whole genome shotgun sequence DNA encoding:
- the LOC130117764 gene encoding urinary protein 2-like, which translates into the protein MRTLLSLLFFLPTVLSLRCYVCSSSPTNEECNQNNQTCQAPLDTCMTIVDSFGNQKAIVKQCASKATCNGAAATASVDANGNGNTVNCCSSSNFCNFSGAGTLHLHAVLPALSVCVLLLVLH